The following proteins come from a genomic window of Sorex araneus isolate mSorAra2 chromosome 1, mSorAra2.pri, whole genome shotgun sequence:
- the LOC101538202 gene encoding disintegrin and metalloproteinase domain-containing protein 20-like: MPSIALPNGSLWGSITAVSEALVQVRFPFLLLWLQVSLMCCKWSQIAYSQSQHLPEVIIPLKITDSGNDIKSSDWISYSLKLGGQRYVVRLKVIKHLLARHMPVFTYTDQGALRKDYPFIQDNCYYYGYVEGDPKSQVSINNCFGGFHGIIQIDTTIYKIEPQMHSTTFEHVVYMLNSEEKELQPKKCGLTDDEIQQQLKVLNSADLSTSAQSNTGWWTHKQYLELGVVVDKNRYLHHSSNATKVQFEVSLIVNVVKFIFEQLNIDLSLKGIEIWTQENFVATDTMEGLLENFCAWKRLHFNDRLPHDIAHFFVKASYGDTFGLAYVGTVCNKLNNCGVSSFMNDDIIEVGNVMSHELGHNLGMGHDGQNCACGQQYCIMHPSKVDATRFSNCSYSQYLRTFEGTDCLEHPLVLEKTFKEKHCGNGVIEKGEECDCGSVNSCAEDPCCEANCTLKHGALCAVGLCCKDCKILPAGTLCRKEENECDLPEWCNGKTSRCPEDVYVQDGMPCKGGGHCYEKRCNNRDAQCRSIFGNEARSATLKCYRDVNIQGDRFGHCSFNDTTYTQCQLKDSLCGRIQCENVGEIPLLQHHRTLISTNISGHSCWSTDYHVGMSIPDIGDVKDGTECGENHICLKQKCVPMPDFERYCSPLTCNMSGICNNRNHCHCNAQRRPPYCHAEGFGGSIDSGPAPRKFSSNNQYTTGLFHYWFLMTGVRFFIFILILLFIIAKANNEN, translated from the coding sequence ATGCCTTCCATCGCTCTCCCGAATGGCTCTCTATGGGGATCCATAACTGCTGTGAGTGAGGCATTGGTGCAAGTGAGATTCCCGTTCCTGCTGCTCTGGCTGCAGGTGTCTTTGATGTGTTGTAAGTGGTCCCAGATTGCGTACTCCCAAAGCCAGCATCTCCCAGAAGTAATAATTCCCTTGAAGATCACAGACTCTGGCAATGATATAAAGTCTTCAGACTGGATCTCTTATAGCCTGAAGTTGGGGGGCCAGAGATACGTTGTCCGTTTGAAGGTCATCAAGCATTTGTTGGCTAGGCACATGCCAGTGTTCACCTACACGGACCAGGGAGCTCTCCGTAAGGACTATCCTTTCATCCAGGATAACTGCTACTATTACGGTTATGTGGAAGGGGACCCCAAATCTCAGGTTTCCATAAATAATTGTTTCGGGGGCTTTCATGGAATTATACAGATAGACACCACTATTTATAAAATTGAGCCCCAAATGCATTCAACCACATTTGAACATGTGGTCTATATGCTCAACAGTGAGGAGAAAGAATTACAACCCAAGAAATGTGGATTAACAGATGATGAAATTCAACAACAACTCAAGGTTTTAAACAGTGCCGATTTGTCCACTTCAGCTCAGAGTAACACAGGTTGGTGGACCCACAAGCAGTATCTTGAACTGGGAGTAGTGGTTGATAAGAATCGGTATCTTCACCATAGCAGTAATGCCACAAAAGTGCAATTTGAAGTATCTCTTATAGTCAATGTggtcaaatttatttttgaacaatTAAATATTGATCTCTCTTTGAAGGGAATTGAAATCTGGACTCAAGAAAATTTTGTTGCAACAGATACCATGGAAGGCCTCCTGGAAAATTTTTGTGCCTGGAAGAGACTGCATTTTAATGATCGCTTGCCCCATGATATTGCTCACTTTTTTGTCAAGGCATCATATGGTGACACTTTTGGTTTAGCTTATGTGGGAACAGtttgtaataaattaaataattgtgGAGTTAGTAGTTTCATGAACGATGACATTATTGAGGTCGGAAATGTAATGTCACACGAGTTGGGTCATAATTTGGGTATGGGTCATGATGGACAGAATTGTGCGTGTGGGCAACAGTATTGCATAATGCACCCATCAAAAGTTGATGCAACTAGATTCAGCAACTGCAGTTACAGTCAGTATTTAAGGACCTTTGAGGGCACAGATTGTTTGGAACACCCATTAGTTTTGGAGAAAACCTTCAAGGAGAAACACTGTGGGAATGGTGTGATTGAAAAAGGAGAAGAGTGTGATTGTGGCTCCGTCAATTCATGTGCAGAAGATCCTTGCTGTGAGGCAAATTGCACACTGAAGCACGGGGCTCTTTGTGCTGTTGGGCTTTGCTGCAAGGACTGCAAGATTTTGCCAGCGGGTACATTgtgtagaaaagaagaaaatgaatgtgaTCTTCCAGAGTGGTGCAATGGGAAAACCTCTCGGTGTCCAGAGGATGTGTATGTGCAGGACGGGATGCCATGCAAGGGCGGTGGACACTGTTATGAGAAGAGATGCAACAACCGTGATGCACAATGCAGAAGCATTTTTGGCAACGAGGCCAGGAGCGCAACTCTCAAGTGCTACAGAGATGTGAATATTCAAGGGGATCGTTTCGGTCACTGTAGTTTTAACGACACAACTTATACCCAGTGCCAGCTCAAGGATTCTCTGTGTGGAAGGATTCAGTGTGAGAATGTGGGAGAAATCCCTCTTCTGCAACATCACAGGACTTTGATTTCAACGAATATCAGTGGCCACAGCTGCTGGAGTACGGACTACCATGTTGGCATGAGCATACCTGATATTGGTGACGTGAAAGACGGCACAGAATGTGGAGAAAATCATATTTGTTTGAAACAGAAGTGTGTTCCAATGCCAGACTTCGAAAGATACTGTTCACCTCTGACCTGCAATATGAGTGGAATTTGCAATAATAGAAATCACTGCCATTGCAATGCCCAACGACGCCCACCTTATTGCCATGCCGAAGGTTTTGGAGGTAGTATTGATAGTGGCCCAGCACCTAGGAAATTTTCTAGCAACAATCAATATACAACAGGACTCTTTCATTATTGGTTTCTTATGACAGGAGTCCGTTTCTTCATATTTATATTGATTCTCCTTTTTATCATAGCAAAAGCGAATAATGAAAACTGA